tcatctgaatTCCTAACGGTTGGTGGCACCGGTAACGTTTACCATTGGGATatggaatattttttctctagAAATGATGACGATAATGAAAAGGGCAATGCAAAGGACAACTCAAACGTTCCAGCACCAGAAGAATTACAAGGACAATGCTTGAAGTTTTTCCATACTGGAGGTAGTAGAAGGTCAATGGCACAATTCGGTAAGAAGAATACTGTAGCATGGCACCCTATTGTGGACAATCTGATTGGAACAGTCGATGTAGATAGTTTGGTCAGCGTTTACAAGCCTTTTACTCTAAGCGAGTTCGATCTATAAATAGAAAGAATGATGTAACCAGAAGttgtatataaataaaaataagataCCAAATTACTAAgattatttaaaaaaacGAGCGATATACCAATTAATAAATTCCTGTGTGCCAGAAGTGCCAATTTTGTCATTTCTAACAATAAATGCGACTCTTCTCTCGTTTGCTGGAACCCTGCATAAGATTCCAGAAGTCTATGTAATGCATTGTAAATAATTAGTAAAAATGCGAAACTCTATAGATTACTATATTGTGCTAAAGAGGTAAGCCGGTGCTCAATATGGAAGGTTCGTCACTGCATTCACCTCGAAAAGAACTGGAAGAGCCTTCGATGATTGTCTCTGATATATTGCTTTCATACCTAAATGCTACGACCCGTCCAACTTCTTCTCCACTTTTTTCGCTAAGTCACACACCTCCaataaatgaattaatAAGCCATACATTTTTGGGAATGCTGAATGGCATACCTTAGCGTTAGAATTGACTACTAAATCAGCACAGCCATAAgtatttatttgaaaataaaacgTACGTTACGccttttgtttctttttttctgcATTCGTAAATCAGCCTTGCATTTTCTGCGCTGTTTTCTGACCCAAGTTCTCGATACAATTTCCTACAAGAAAGGGGTAGAGCTGTTTGTCGACAGGCAAATGCGttagtttcttttttccagTTTTCTGCTTCGGGGATAACAATAGAGGTAAGACTTTTAGGGACGCCACTAAGAAACATCCGGACAAAACCGATTTAAACTTCCGTACCTTGTACTTTTTCCTATTACTTGCCTGCCTCCTACTCTTTTTCGATGAGCCTATGGAATTTTTTAAGGGGACAGGATAAcccatttttcaaacattgaaaaatttttttttttttaaaatatagGATCGATTCCAATTATATAAGAGAAGAAGTAGTAGTACCTATAAGAAGGAAATTGTGTAgtgttttttcttgtttttatCTATTGTTTTTGTTGTAAAATAACATTCATACAGtatcttttgaaatgacCAAACTTTATAAGAAATCTTCATACGAATACATCTCCAGTTTGAGACCAAAATTCCAAGCAAGGGTTGACGTTTCATCCATTAGAAAATCCTTTGCCTTCAGCAATAAGATTGTACCAAATAAGGATGATAATACTCTTGGTACTAGCATCATTTACTCTCAAGGTAGTGACATTTACGAAATTGATTGTACCATCCcaattgaatcaaaaaagGAGCCAAAGCCAGAGTCCGAGTACGGCGACGCGTTCACTGGTGTTGAAGGTAAACCATTAGCTCCAAAATGGGTCTACCAAGGTGAAACCGTTTCCAAGATTAGTTACCTTGGTTCTGGTTACGACACTACAGTTCTTGTCATGTCTCAAAACGGTTCCTTAGGTTGGTTCAAAGACGGTATTAAGGTTCCATTCCATATTGTCCAAGAAATGATGGGTCCAGCTACTTCCTACTCAGCCATCCATTCTCATGTTAGACCAGGTGATTTAGCCGTCTCGGATTTTTCTCTATCTTTCGATAACGAGACCATTGTCAAATCTCAAAGTAATGGTaccgaagaagaaagtatcttgaaaattgtcGATAATGCTGGTAAACCAAGTGAAATCTTGAGAACTATCCGTGTTCCAGGAACTAACATTACTCACACTGTCAGATTTTTTGACAACCATCTATTTGCATCTTGTTCTGACGATAACGTCCTAAGATTCTGGGATGTTAGAACAGGTGACAAGCCTCTATTCATCTTAAGTGACCCACAAAACGGTAGATTAACGGCATTCGATTCCTCTACTGTCACTAATAACTTATTTGTGACCGGTTTCTCAACAGGTATCGTCAAATTATGGGATGTTCGTGCTGTTGAAACTGCTACTACCGATTTGACTAACAGGCAAAATGGTGAAGATCCAATTCAAAAGGAAATTGCTAATTTCTACCACTCCGGTGGTGACACTGTTGCTGATGTCCAATTTTCATACACTTCTCCATACGATGTTGTCACCGTTGGTGGTTCGGGCAACATCTACCACTGGGATATGGAATATGCTATGTCTAATTATGATGAAGCTGATTTAGGTAACTTGCCACAAGAAGCTTCTGAAGAATTACAAGCACAAACCTTGAAGTTCTTACACACCGGGGGTAGCAGAAGAACCGCTCAACAAAAGGGTTTCAGAAACACAGTCGCTTACCATCCAGTTGTTGATGGTTTAGTTGGTAACGTCGATGATGATGGTCTAATTTCTATTTACAAGCCATTCACTGTCAATTCAGAATAAAGTCATCCGACGTGAACTGTATCTGActaatgatatttttttatccTCTCCCCATCGCTCTATATTGAGactatatttatttattctaCTTTTTCATGATTTTTACATATATTACTTACACTATGTATGTATAGGCAATCTGGCAGTATGATTGCAAATAAAATGTGTCAGTCTTGCTTCAATAACATTTTTCCTTTGATTTTGTCACTGCTGTTGACCAACTTAGTTGTAATTCTCCATTATGAcacaaaataaaatgaatttatGTCACTggttgaaaaaatatctgATCTAAATCAGCATGCAAAATGGCTATGTTAATTCAGAACTTCAGGGAATAGTCAGCCTAATGGACAAACTTTTAACTGTAAACGCCTTCTTAACGTATCCAAATTACCCAGCAACTTCTATCTATAAAGAGACCGCAAGCGATATtaataaaagaataaattctttcaatttgatagatCTTGAAAACCAATTCAATTCCTCATCACAAAGGAGCAAAAGAGACTTTTTTTACCAGCAAAACACGGGTCGAAATAATGTTATGATAAACAGACATAATATTTTACTTTTCACCATCATTTCTACTGCTTCTTTagtattgattttttttattttgctaGTGATAGATCGTATTTCACCTTAGCAAAGAGCTTCTTCGTGGTACTAAACGGTAAAAAAACGGTCGCAGATGGATGtttgttcaaatttattgatatgAAGTGTTTATACTAGAGTTggtatttatatatatacatatatacaaaaaaaaacacaCTCGTTATGCTTAAGCTTTGACCTTTCTCTTCTTGCCGCCCGTGGCCTTACCACTAGCTGGTTTCCTCTTTCCTGGTCTCGCCTTTTGCTTGATtaatttatctttcttcaaatcgTCATCCTCTTTATTGTtgtcttcatcatcaggAGGTGCCGCTGCTGTGTCCGCATCAACtacatcttcaaaatcaggCGTTCCTTGTTGTGCAGCACCACCGGATCCCACAGTGACGCCAGCCCTATAAATGGCTACAGGATGCGTCATACCATTATACTTTCTTGTAAATGCACTTTTAACTGAGCTTGGaattttcttaattaaGGCATCCGTCCTTTCAGGACCCACCATGAACTCCATAATTGTGTCCCAGTCTTCTTTTGTTAGGTAGTAGTCATCCatcaattcaataatcGATGGAATTGAATCAACTCCTTCCTTAAGTAATGGTGATAAAAGcctctttttcaaaattggaagatATTCCAACCTTAAACTTGCCTTATCTGCGGAGGTTCTCAGCTTTGTGTGGTACTGAAGTTCTTGAAGTAACCTATAGTATTTGTTTGTTTTGGAATTTTGCCCCAACCAAGTTGTGAAATTTATCCTACCTGTCATATGACCAGCAACTTTTGATGCAGGACGTACCGATGATAATACAGCATGTAATGGTAATAAGCTCCACAATTGTTCGGCACTACGGATTTTTCTCTCTACCAAATCACCCTGTGAAATACTATCTGCAGCTTCTGCCACGGCTTGTAGATGAGTTTCTCCAGGTGAAAGGTTCCCTGGTTTAGAGttgatataattttcttgtatCATTAACGGTGTGAAatctaaatcatcaaagTATAATGCAATTTTGTCATTCAATGTAAACGTATTTGACCCGACCTCATTATAAATGTGGCCATCTAGTAATTTGTGAGTAATATCAAAGGGTTTCAAtgcaatatttttttgccaTGAATCTGATAtttgttttatattttcatgatTAATAGACTTGGTAGTCGTAGATATAGTTGATAgtaaatttataatttgCCTTATATCACCTCTGGTGGCTTGAACCAGTCTATCAATAACATTAGGGTCCAATTTGAAACCTTCTCTTATTGCAATTGTCATTAACCTTGATTTTATACTATTAGCATCCGGTCTTCTGAACTGTAAATCCAAGCAAGTTCTATCAAACGGTCTCATTTTTGGTAAGTTACGTTCATTGcaaatcaatatcattgGTGTTGAGGTCTTACGACAGAATTGAGCAAGCTGCCCAACACCACCTCTATCACCACCACTCATACCATCTACTTCATCCATAATAACAACGAAGTTCTTACCATTACTTTCctcaatttcatctttatgTTTAAAATAACCAATAACGGACATATTATCGAGGGCATTTTTCACACCAGCATTTAACAATGATTTAGAACGGACATCAGACGCGTTCTGTTCCAAAATATCATAACCCAATTCTTTGGCAATAAGATGTGCTGCCGTAGTTTTACCAATACCTGGAGGACCATAAAGCATTGCAGATCTGAAAACACCAGAACCATCTCTACCTGGATTTTTAAATCCactttttttgttcatATTCCAATTTAACAACCAATTTTTaagtttcaaaatactCGATTTATTACCACACATTTGGTTTAAATTTGTTGGGGCATATTTAACAGTCCataatttatcttcatctctaattttatcttcatttttgatatattcGCCTGATTTTTGGGCCATGGACATAGTTTGCtttctaatattttcttgtttaattaaatcttgtgcttctttcaatgccttggcttcttcttcttccctTTTCTTACGTGCTTTTTCAGCAGCCTCTCCCTCACCACCTTCTTCAGGCATTCCTGAGATAAGTTGTTTGAACccatcttcatcaattgctttgattttcaattgcttgatcttttccaattttttagGACCTGCATCATCACCAAGAACAACTACCGAGGTTCTACTTGAGATTGATTTGGTAACTTTTGCGCCGTATCTTTTAGCTACAGCTTCTACAGCACCTCTTTCCAAGTTTGGCAGCACACCGGTAAACACTATTGTCAGGCCCAATAGACAATTAGAAGCACCTTCTGGGAAATCCATGGGCATATCGGCTGAAGCGTCGCTTGAACTTGGTCCACCCGATTTTCTAAAATCAAACTTGATATCTTCTTTGACATGAACTGTACTCAAATCCAAAGATGGAATTGAATTGAGGACATCCTGAGCAGTTGTTCCTCCCTCGGTCTTAGCCTTCTTCACTGGTGCATCGACTTTATTTGATTCAGCGATTCTCCTCTTTACTGCTTTAGGCTGAGGCTCTGCTTCTGTtttaacttcttctttctttacaATGGGTTCAGTCATTGACCTTTTCGGTGGTGCTCTCCGTGGTTTAGCTGGTTTTATTTCCAACAACgaatcatcatcatcatcatcgtcatctaGATCAATTACTTCCTTAGACTTTTCCTTTACAGCAGATG
The genomic region above belongs to Kazachstania africana CBS 2517 chromosome 7, complete genome and contains:
- the KAFR0G01900 gene encoding WD40 repeat domain-containing protein (similar to Saccharomyces cerevisiae WTM1 (YOR230W)), with amino-acid sequence MTKLYKKSSYEYISSLRPKFQARVDVSSIRKSFAFSNKIVPNKDDNTLGTSIIYSQGSDIYEIDCTIPIESKKEPKPESEYGDAFTGVEGKPLAPKWVYQGETVSKISYLGSGYDTTVLVMSQNGSLGWFKDGIKVPFHIVQEMMGPATSYSAIHSHVRPGDLAVSDFSLSFDNETIVKSQSNGTEEESILKIVDNAGKPSEILRTIRVPGTNITHTVRFFDNHLFASCSDDNVLRFWDVRTGDKPLFILSDPQNGRLTAFDSSTVTNNLFVTGFSTGIVKLWDVRAVETATTDLTNRQNGEDPIQKEIANFYHSGGDTVADVQFSYTSPYDVVTVGGSGNIYHWDMEYAMSNYDEADLGNLPQEASEELQAQTLKFLHTGGSRRTAQQKGFRNTVAYHPVVDGLVGNVDDDGLISIYKPFTVNSE
- the RFC1 gene encoding replication factor C subunit 1 (similar to Saccharomyces cerevisiae RFC1 (YOR217W); ancestral locus Anc_8.637) — its product is MVDITDFFNKSKKKPTSAPKPSAVKEKSKEVIDLDDDDDDDDSLLEIKPAKPRRAPPKRSMTEPIVKKEEVKTEAEPQPKAVKRRIAESNKVDAPVKKAKTEGGTTAQDVLNSIPSLDLSTVHVKEDIKFDFRKSGGPSSSDASADMPMDFPEGASNCLLGLTIVFTGVLPNLERGAVEAVAKRYGAKVTKSISSRTSVVVLGDDAGPKKLEKIKQLKIKAIDEDGFKQLISGMPEEGGEGEAAEKARKKREEEEAKALKEAQDLIKQENIRKQTMSMAQKSGEYIKNEDKIRDEDKLWTVKYAPTNLNQMCGNKSSILKLKNWLLNWNMNKKSGFKNPGRDGSGVFRSAMLYGPPGIGKTTAAHLIAKELGYDILEQNASDVRSKSLLNAGVKNALDNMSVIGYFKHKDEIEESNGKNFVVIMDEVDGMSGGDRGGVGQLAQFCRKTSTPMILICNERNLPKMRPFDRTCLDLQFRRPDANSIKSRLMTIAIREGFKLDPNVIDRLVQATRGDIRQIINLLSTISTTTKSINHENIKQISDSWQKNIALKPFDITHKLLDGHIYNEVGSNTFTLNDKIALYFDDLDFTPLMIQENYINSKPGNLSPGETHLQAVAEAADSISQGDLVERKIRSAEQLWSLLPLHAVLSSVRPASKVAGHMTGRINFTTWLGQNSKTNKYYRLLQELQYHTKLRTSADKASLRLEYLPILKKRLLSPLLKEGVDSIPSIIELMDDYYLTKEDWDTIMEFMVGPERTDALIKKIPSSVKSAFTRKYNGMTHPVAIYRAGVTVGSGGAAQQGTPDFEDVVDADTAAAPPDDEDNNKEDDDLKKDKLIKQKARPGKRKPASGKATGGKKRKVKA